In the Syntrophobacterales bacterium genome, one interval contains:
- a CDS encoding KUP/HAK/KT family potassium transporter: protein MVRISKKRRFQTYYEFINIVFTSVEIEGQIYIPAVKWLLLAGCLILVIVFKTSSSLAAAYGIAVWVGIIAFAGLDAETGVVMLLYLDLAHEKWRKEGKLNSL, encoded by the coding sequence ATAGTGCGAATTTCGAAAAAGCGTCGTTTTCAGACTTATTACGAGTTCATCAATATTGTCTTCACGTCGGTCGAAATCGAAGGGCAAATTTATATCCCTGCGGTGAAATGGCTCCTCCTTGCCGGCTGCCTGATTTTGGTGATCGTCTTCAAGACATCGAGTTCGCTTGCGGCAGCTTACGGTATCGCCGTCTGGGTCGGCATCATCGCCTTTGCGGGGCTGGATGCGGAAACGGGCGTCGTCATGCTCCTCTACCTCGACCTTGCCCATGAGAAGTGGCGCAAGGAAGGAAAATTGAATAGCCTGCA
- a CDS encoding ATP-binding protein produces MYHRDVLQNLLRYLNQPEILLLVGARQVGKTTIMKMLIESLRRQGEPESAIHYLDLEDMNLLHLLEGGPRELIGWLGAQGANLSRKVYIFIDEIQYLSNPSNLLKLLSDSQANLKLIVSGSSTLEIRRKFTDSLAGRKLVFEIYPLNFAEFLDFRGEPRLAKTVRECGIRLFTPDSDPAALTARYLTDECGRYYREFLIWGGYPRVALEADEQRKTAYMAELYNSYVRKDIKDLARIDNVTGFNNLITALAHQTGGLANISELATATRLARNTVENFLFLLENTFIIKGCMPFSRNPRKEISKMRKYYFIDNGMRNIAIRNLAALDNRTDAGELAENAVYAELLKKSPLLEEIAFWRTQSKNEVDFVLNNGGKLRPIEVKYRPFKVPKKPAGIRSFLLDYPEAEQSLVLTRDFFGVGDDVRYVPCWLA; encoded by the coding sequence ATGTATCATCGTGATGTTTTACAAAATTTATTACGGTATCTGAACCAACCGGAAATATTGCTGCTGGTGGGAGCGCGTCAGGTGGGCAAGACTACCATTATGAAAATGCTTATAGAGTCTTTGCGCCGTCAAGGAGAGCCTGAATCAGCTATTCATTATCTGGATCTGGAAGATATGAATCTGCTGCATCTTCTGGAAGGTGGACCGCGTGAATTGATTGGCTGGCTTGGAGCTCAAGGAGCCAATCTTTCACGTAAGGTCTACATTTTTATTGATGAAATCCAGTATCTTTCAAATCCATCCAATCTGCTGAAACTGCTGTCAGACAGCCAAGCAAACCTGAAATTGATTGTTTCCGGTTCATCAACCCTTGAAATTCGCCGCAAATTTACCGATTCGCTGGCGGGGAGAAAACTTGTTTTTGAGATATATCCTCTCAATTTTGCGGAGTTTCTTGATTTCCGAGGTGAACCTCGTCTGGCAAAAACAGTAAGGGAATGCGGAATCCGTTTATTTACGCCGGATAGTGATCCAGCCGCGCTTACGGCACGCTATCTGACCGATGAATGCGGGCGTTATTATCGTGAATTTCTAATATGGGGAGGATATCCGCGCGTTGCCCTTGAAGCGGATGAGCAGCGCAAGACAGCCTATATGGCAGAGTTGTATAATTCATATGTCCGTAAGGATATTAAAGACCTGGCACGAATTGACAATGTCACCGGTTTCAATAATCTCATCACCGCGCTGGCGCACCAGACAGGAGGTCTGGCAAACATATCCGAACTGGCAACCGCTACTAGACTGGCGCGGAATACGGTGGAGAATTTTCTGTTTCTGCTGGAAAACACCTTTATCATCAAGGGGTGTATGCCGTTTTCCCGTAATCCAAGAAAAGAGATCAGTAAAATGCGTAAGTACTATTTTATCGACAACGGCATGCGCAACATTGCCATACGCAACCTTGCTGCTCTCGACAACCGCACTGATGCGGGTGAACTGGCTGAAAATGCTGTATATGCTGAGCTACTAAAAAAATCTCCGCTGTTGGAAGAAATCGCGTTCTGGCGAACACAGTCAAAAAATGAAGTTGATTTTGTATTGAACAACGGCGGTAAGCTGCGTCCAATAGAAGTAAAATATCGCCCATTCAAGGTTCCCAAAAAACCGGCAGGTATCCGGTCATTTCTACTCGATTATCCGGAAGCGGAACAATCGCTTGTGTTGACGCGTGATTTTTTCGGGGTTGGAGATGATGTCAGATATGTTCCATGCTGGCTGGCGTAG